GAGCGCTCTATGTGAGGAAGGGGACCAAGGTCGAACCCATATTACAGGGCGGAGGACAGGAACGAGGGCTCAGATCATCGACTGTCAACGTCGCTGGCGCGGTCGGCCTGGGAAAGGCGGCTGAAATGGCAAAGCGCGACCTCGAACCGACCGCTGAGAAGATGAAGAGGCTGAGGGACAAGATGCTTAGGGCCGTTCCGGAGCTGATCCCGAAATCGTACGTGAACGGCCACAAGACCAAGCGCCTGGTCAACAATGCGCACTTCAGGTTCGATTTCATCGAGGGCGAGGGACTCATCCTACAGCTCGATTTCAAGGGAATCGCGGCCTCTACCGGTTCAGCATGCTCTACTGGCTCCCTGGAGCCGTCCCATGTGCTCCTGGCACTTGGCCTCACCTACCAGCAGGCCCACGGAAGCCTGAGAATCACACTGGGACGGGAAAACACTGAAGAGGAGGTAGACTACTTACTAGAGGTGCTGCCCGGTGTGGTCTCCAAGCTGAGGGAGATATCGCCCTTCAGCGAGTCGAGACCCATGGGGCCTGGCGAAGGTGGTACCTGTGTACAGTGACAAGGTAATGGCGCACTTTGCGAACCCACACAACGTCGGGGAGATCCCGGACGCAGACGGCATAGGGAAGGTCGGGAATCCGCAGTGCGGAGATGTGATGTGGCTTTACATCAAGGTCAAGAACAACATACTTACGGACATCAAGTTCAAGACATTCGGGTGTGGCGCGGCGATCGCGACGAGCTCCATGATCACCGACCTGGCCAAGGGAAAGACCATAGAGGAGGCAAAAAAGATCAGCCGGCAGGATGTCGCTGACTCCCTGGACGGCCTTCCACCAACGAAGATGCACTGCTCAAACCTCGCAGCCGATGCGCTAAGGGAAGCGATCAAGGACTACGAAGCGAAACTGGCCGAGAAGGCCAGGGCGTAGGCTCGGCGATAGTATCTCCTGAATGCTTATGCCACGGCTTCAGGAAAAGTTCTAGTAGCAGGTCCGGTAATCTCACGGAGAGCGGAATGACGCACCTAGCCGTGGATATCTGTGGCCTAAGGCTGAAGAATCCCACGATCCTAGCGTCAGGTGTTTTGGATGAGACCGGAAAGAGCATGCTCGCCGTTGCCAAGGCAGGCGCCGGTGCGATGGTCACCAAATCGGTAGGCAAGGAGCCGAGAGCCGGACATCAGAAC
This sequence is a window from Candidatus Thermoplasmatota archaeon. Protein-coding genes within it:
- the nifU gene encoding Fe-S cluster assembly scaffold protein NifU, with the translated sequence MYSDKVMAHFANPHNVGEIPDADGIGKVGNPQCGDVMWLYIKVKNNILTDIKFKTFGCGAAIATSSMITDLAKGKTIEEAKKISRQDVADSLDGLPPTKMHCSNLAADALREAIKDYEAKLAEKARA